A stretch of Perognathus longimembris pacificus isolate PPM17 chromosome 1, ASM2315922v1, whole genome shotgun sequence DNA encodes these proteins:
- the LOC125365961 gene encoding dynein light chain 1, cytoplasmic-like: MCDRKAVIKNADMSEEMQQDKVECATQVLEKYNIEKDIVAHIKKEFDKKYNPTWHCIMGRNFGSYVTHETKHFIYFYLGQVAILLFKSG; the protein is encoded by the coding sequence ATGTGCGACCGAAAGGCGGTGATCAAAAATGCGGACATGTCGGAGGAGATGCAACAGGACAAGGTGGAGTGCGCTACCCAGGTGCTGGAGAAATACAACATAGAGAAGGACATTGTGGCCCATATCAAGAAGGAGTTTGACAAGAAGTACAATCCCACCTGGCACTGCATCATGGGGAGAAACTTCGGTAGTTATGTGACACATGAAACCAAACACTTCATCTACTTCTACCTGGGTCAGGTGGCCATCCTTCTGTTCAAATCTGGTTAA